The sequence TTTTTGTAAGAATTTGTTTCAATATGAATTTCTGCTTTATTTAATTTTTTTAGTTTAACGTAAGAAATTAGTCCATAAGTAGCCATTATTCCACCACCAAATATAAATAATGCAGGGTCGTCTTTAATTTTACTAATTAATTTAAAACTACTAAAATAAGCGATAAGAATAAAAGTTATATCAGCTAAAATTACCCCAATATCAAATGTTAAGGCAGCTTTAATTCCTTTGGTTATACTGGTTTCAATTAATATAAAAAAGACAGGTCCTATCATAAAACTTAAAAAAAAGCCTAATGATATTGCTGTGATAAAATCGTCCATAATTATAATTTAAAGCAAATGCCAATTATCACAATTGGCATTTGTATAAAGTATTGCAAGTTACAAAAAAATTATTTGACACGTTTTATTGTTCCGCCTGCAGTTGATTTTTCTGTTACAGTTTTCGGATTTCCATAAATATTTACATATCCACCTGCTCTAGTTGTTGCATTTACGGTGTTTGAAGCGTTAACTTCAATTTTTCCACCTGCATTTACAGTTGCTGTAGCATCGTTAAAAACTAATTTCGAAGCATCAATAACGCCACCAGCAGTTCCAATTAATGTTCCAGTTGTTCCAGAACCTTCAAGTGTTATGTTGGCACCAGCAAAAACTTTTGCTTCTAAAGTGGTGACTTTTAGTTTTAAATTGACTTGAGAACCAGAGTTTGAAGAAATTTTTAACGAATTAGCATCAATTTTTTTGTTACTAACAATATAACTTCCTGATTCTGCAGATATATTTTTTAGTTCTTTAAAATAAACTTTAACAACAATTTTATAATCTGAATCAGAAACCAATTCTTTGATGTTATTTTTAATGATTAATTTCCCGTTTTTATTGGTTAAACTAACATCTTTTTCATCTTTAGTTTCTAATACAATTTTTTCTTCAGAACCTTGAATCAGTTCTACTTTAATTCGATTTGTTGTTTTTAAATCAGAGAAAGTCCCCATGTCTTTCTCGACTTGAGCTTGTGAATTAATTGCAATTAATCCAACAACGGTCATAAATAAATTTTTCATAACTAAGCTTTTTTAATAAAATTAAAATCCAATTGTTTTTTAACTAAATCGGCATTTTTTACCTTTACAATTACTTCGTCTCCAAGCTGAATAATATCTTTGGTAGTCTCACCAATCATAGCATATTGTTCTGGGTCAAATACATAATAATCGCCTTTAATTTCGCGAATTCGAACCATTCCTTCACACTTATTATCTACAATTTCAACGTAAATTCCCCATTCGGTTACACCAGAAATCACACCTAAAAACTCTTCATCTTTATGGTCCTGCATAAACTTTACTTGCATGTATTTTACGCTATCGCGTTCTGCATTTGCCGCTAAGTTTTCCATTTGTGAACAATGAACAGCTTTTTCTTCAACCTCTTCTTCGTTAACAGAAGCTCCGTTATCTAAATAATGTTGTAATAATCGATGCGCAATAACATCCGGATATCTTCGGATTGGCGATGTAAAATGCGAATAATAATCAAATGCTAAACCGTAATGTCCAATATTTTCTGTAGAATAAACTGCTTTACTCATGGTTCTGATAGCTAAAGTATCGACCATGTTTTGCTCTTTTTTACCGTTTACATTAACTAATAATTCGTTTAACGATTTAGAAATAGTTTCTTTTGATTTGAAATTCAAACTATATCCAAAACGATTAATTACCGTTTGCAGATTGAATAATTTGTCTGAATCCGGTTCGTCGTGAATACGATAAATAAAGGTTTTCTTTTGTTTACCGATAAACTCAGAAACTTTACGATTGGCCAAAAGCATGAATTCTTCAATCAAATGATTGGCATCTTTCGAAACTTTAAAATAAACACCAGTTGGTTCGTCTTGTTCGTTTAAGTGGAACTTCACCTCTACTTTATCAAATGAAATCGCACCGTTAGACATTCTTTTCGAACGTAAAATTTTAGCTAATTCATCCATTTTTAAAACTGCATCTACAATTGGCTTTTCGATGATTTGCTCCTCGCCTGTTATCGAAATTTCTGCAGGAATCGTATTTCCTTTAGTTTCTATAATTACCTGAGCTTCTTCATAAGCCATTCGTTTGTCAGAATACGTAACCGTTCTACCAAACCATTTGTTTACAATTTCAGCTTTGTTGTTTAATTCAAAAACCGCCGAAAACGTGTATTTTTCTTCATTCGGACGTAACGAACAAGCAAAATTAGAAAGTACTTCTGGTAACATCGGTACTACTCTATCAACCAAATAAACTGAAGTGGCACGTTGATAGGCTTCTGCGTCTAAAACGGTTCCTTCTTGAACGTAATGCGAAACATCGGCAATATGAATACCAATTTCGTAATTTCCGTTTTCTAGTTGTTGGAACGATAATGCATCATCAAAATCTTTTGCATCACGCGGGTCGATTGTAAAAGTCAACACATCACGCATGTCTCTACGTTTTGCAATTTCTTCATCGGTAATCGAAGTGTCTAAATGCTGTGCATAGGTTTCCACATCAATCGGAAAATCGCTAGGTAAACCGTATTCAGCTAAAATAGCGTGCATTTCGGTATTATGTTCGCCTTGTTTTCCTAAAACTTTAATGATTTTTCCGTACGGATTATTTGCTTTTTCTGGCCAATCGGTCATTTCAACTAAAACCACATCACCATCTTCTGCCCCATTAAATTTTTCTTTCGAAATAAAAAAATCTGCATACATTTTTGGATTTGCATTTACCACAAATCCAAAGGTTTTATTGACTTGTAAAACTCCAACAAACTCAGTTTTATGACGTTCGATGATTTCAACAACTTCTGCTTCGGGCTTTTTACCTTTACGTTTGTTAAAAATATAAGCTTTAACCGTGTCTTTGTCTAAAGCTTTGTTTAAATTATTGGTCGGAATAAACACATCTTCTTCTAAATCAGGAGAAACCAAATATGCTGTTTTTCGAGATGTCATATCGATTTTTCCTTCGATATAATCTGTTTTAGCAACGATTTGAAATTTTCCTCGGTCGGTTTCTTCTATTTTTTCTTTCGAAGTTAAGTATTTTAATTCTTTGATGATTTCGTTTCTACTTTTGGTATCATCAACCTCAAAAGCAGCTGCAATTTGTTTATAGTTATAAGCTTTGCTTGGATTTTTAGATAGTAATTTCAGGATTTTTCCTGAAAAATCTTTATCCTTTTTGCCTAATTTTTTTATTTGTTTTGTCATTTTTTCTTTTAATCAATAGCTATCAATACGGAATTAAAGCGATACCTATTTTTCTATTATTTTTTAAAATTACGAAAATAAAGTTGAAATTTCTTCCTTATGAAGTTAACCTTATTTTAAAATTATCCGAATTTATGTTACATAAATCGTTCCAATGTTTGTTTTTCTAAAATAGAATTTAGATTGTTTTTTTATAAACTGTGTATTTTTTTACTTATATTTTTATGAAATTACCAATGTTAAAACAGATTGAGTGAAGATTGTTTTTTGTAATTTGACATATAATAAAAATACCATTATAATATGAATACAATATCTTATGTGAACGGAATATCTGAAATTTCTTTATTAGGTGAAACTATCGGACAAAATTTGAAGAAAATTGTAGCTCAATTTCCAACAGCCGATGCATTAGTTAGTGTTCATCAGAATTATAAAGCCGATTACCAAACATTTTATAAGGATACAACAAAGGTAGTAAAAAGTTTAATTGCTGCCGGAATTGCCAAAGGAGATAGAGTAGGGATTTGGGCTCCCAATTGTTTTGAGTGGACCTTGCTACAATTTGCAACTGCCAGAATGGGAGTGATTCTTGTTAATATCAACCCTGCGTATCGTCCACATGAAGTGGAGTTTGCAATTAATCAATCTGGAATTTCATTAATGGTTTCTGCAGTGAATTATAAAACGAGTAACTATAAAGAAATGCTTTCTTGTGTGATTGAAGATTGTCCAAGTTTAACTCAAGTTGTTTATTTAAGCGAAGAATGGGATGCTTTTTTTGAACTAGGTAATGAAATTTCGGATGAAATTCTTGATATTTTAGAAAAAGCTGTTCAGTTTGATGACCCTGTAAATATTCAATACACATCAGGTACAACTGGATTTCCTAAAGGAGTAACCTTATCGCATCACAACATTTTAAACAACGGATTTTTTATTGGTGAACGTTTAAAATATACATCAAAAGACCGAGTTTGTATTCCGGTTCCCTTTTATCATTGTTTCGGAATGGTCATCGGAAATATTGCTTGTGTAACGCACGGTTCATGCATGGTAATTCCAAACGATGGTTTTGATGCTACCAAAACTTTAGAAGCTGTACAATCAGAAAAATGTACTTCGTTATACGGAGTTCCAACTATGTTTATTTCGATGTTAGGACTTCCAAATTTTAAAGATTTTGATTTATCAAAGCTACGAACTGGAGTAATGGCAGGTTCGCCATGTCCGGTTGAAGTTATGAAACGAGTGCAATCAGAAATGAATATGCACGAAATTAGTATTTGTTACGGAATGACCGAAACGTCACCAGTTTCTACACAAACTAAAATCGGTGTTCCTCTTGAAAAACAAGTTGCTACAGTTGGAACGGTTATGGACCATTTAGAAATTAAAATTATTGATTCAGAATCGGGTAAAATTGTTCCACGTGGCGAATCTGGCGAATTGTGTACACGAGGTTATTCTGTGATGTTGAAATATTGGAACGACCCAATTAAAACTGCCGAAGTTTTAGATGAAGGCCGTTGGATGCATACTGGCGATTTAGCTTCAATGGACGAAGATGGTTATGTTACTATTACTGGTCGTATCAAAGATTTAATCATTCGTGGTGGCGAAAATATTTCTCCTAAATGGATTGAAGATTTCTTGTATACACATCCTAAAATTGTTGATGTTCAAGTAATCGGAGTTCCGAGTGCAAAGTATGGCGAAGAGGTGATGGCTTGGGTAAAATTACACGATGGAGTAGAAGCAACCGGAGAAGAACTACGTGCTTTTTGTGACCAAAAAATTGCTCATTATCGTATTCCTAAATATTGGAAGTTTGTAGATGATTTTCCAATGACCATCTCTGGTAAAATCAGAAAAGGGGAGATGCGCGAAATTTCTATCAAAGAGCTTGGTTTATAGTTTTTTCTTGAAGCTATTTCCAGCTTTCCGTTATATCTTTTACTTTTAGTCAAAAGCAAAAGGATGCCACTCCAATCTGGACTAAAAGACAAACCTGCAAGATATTTCGTTTTGCAGGTTTTTTTTATGTCATTTCGACGCTAGGAGAAATCTTTTACTTTAAATTCTTCGACTTCGTTTCACTTCGATCAGAATGACAATGGTGTTTAATTGTCATTTCGAAGTTAGGAAAAATCTTTAAAAAAAATTCTTCGACTACGTTTCACTTCGCTCAGAATGTTCTGTGTTTCTATGCAACTATTTTAACAATAATTTTCTTGATATTTACCATTCGCTTTAGCTATTGCAAACGCTTGTTTTAATAGTTTGTTTGCAATAGCTATTTTAATTACTCTTTCTGGTTTTCCAAGGCTTTTCAATCTGTCGTACATTTCTTTACAAGTTTTGTTACAATGTTTAGCTGACCAACTGCACATATAAAGCAACTTTCTGATTTGTGCTTTACCCATTTTACAAATATGTCCTTTTCCCTTTACACTGGTTCCACTTTGATATATTCTGGGACTAAACCCTACATAAGCGATGAGCTGTTTATAATTCTCAAACTTCTTGAAGTTATCGGTTATCAAAGATAGCATCATTGCGGTTTTTCTACCTATGCCTGGAATACTCTCAATATTCTCGATAGTCTGACCGTATTGCTGTTTTGCTAATCGTTCCATTTCTACTTCGATTTTATGTTTGGTTTTTTCAAGATTGGAAAGATCTTTTTTTATAGTCTTTTCTAAAAATTTGTCTAACGAACCACTGCTTTCAAAGGCTTCTAATTGGCGTTTGTTTTGTTGGATTTGTTTATTTAACAGTTCAACTCGTGTGTATAAATGTCGAAGCTTCGTACAATTTTCACTTTCTTGTTCCCACTGTTTCAAGTCATACTTTTCACCATATTCGGCTATTGTTCTTGCGTCTTTTTTGTCCGTTTTAGCACGATAAAGCATTGTCTGACTAAAACGCTTGATCACCAAAGGATTTTCTACACAAACTTTAATATTCCGACTGCTTAAAAAAGTAGCTAATGGGAAATAATAACTGCCCGAAGCCTCCATAACAACCCAATCTACTTGTTCTATCAAATTTAACAACTGTTTAAATCCTTTTTCTTCATTAGGAAAAACAAAATAATCCCATCGTTCTTTTCGCTTAAAACTTACATCAAAAGTTTGTTTGCTAATGTCAATTCCAATAATTTTACACATACATAAAATGTTTTATCAGAAAAGAAATTACTACACTAATTTACCTATTCTAAATACAGGCTTTATAACCTAATGTTCTGTCCAAATTTTGTAGTAAGGGTAAAGGAACTAACATTCTGAACGGTCTTATATGACAAATGACAATCAATAGTCTTACTTCTTTACCCTTTCTTTTCTTTCTCGATTTACAATATTTAAAAATAACTATTTGCAAACATAGAATGACATCGTGGTTAATTGTCATTTCGACGCTAGGAGAAATCTTTTACTTTTGACTTTCATCTTTAAGACTTTCGACTTTTTCACTATCTTTGTTCCAACAACACAACACATAAAATCATGAAAATTGCTATCGGAAACGACCATGCAGGTCCAGAGTACAAAAAAGCGCTTGTAGCTATGTTAGAAGCTAAAGGAATTGAAGTAATTAATTACGGAACAGATACGTTCGATTCTGTTGATTATCCAGATTTCGGACATAAAGTAGCTCAAGATGTAGAAGATAAAAAAGTAGATTTCGGAATTGTAATCTGTGGTTCTGGAAATGGAATTGCTATGTCTGCAAACAAACATCAAGGCGTGCGTTGCGCACTTTGTTGGACAAAAGAAATCGCTGTTTTAGCTCGTCAACATAACGATGCGAATGTGATTTCTATTCCAGCACGTTTTACTGCCATTCCACAAGTAGTAGAAATGGTTGAAGCTTTTCTTGCAACTGAGTTCGAAGGTGGTCGTCACGCAAATAGAGTAAATAAGATTGCTTGCTCGTAAGTAATTATTTCAATATATATTTTTAAACCGATTCAGAAATGAATCGGTTTTTTTATCGTCTAAAAACAAAGAATATAATTATCAATTGAATGACCGCAATAATATAAAACGGAATCTTAAAACTTGTTTTATTAGTTTTATGATTGAAATTTTTCATCGCTAACCAAGCACCAAAAGTGCCACCAAAAGCACAAAGCGTTAGTAAATTCTTTTCTGAAATACGTCGCATGTTCTTTCTCGCACGTTTCTTATCCAAATGAAACATACTAAAAGCGATGTAATTAATCATGATTAAATATAGGAATACGTATTTCATATTATTAAAATTGAAGCAAAGGTAGTATTTTCGCTTTTTAAATCCGACACGATGAATGTAATTCAATATATCCAACAGTTTTTGCAAACTGCACCCAAAAATATAGAAAACACCCTGCAACTTTTATCAGAAGATGCAACCATTCCCTTTATTTCTCGATACCGAAAAGATCAAACCGGAAATTTAGATGAAGTTCAGATTGAAACCATAGCTAAAACTTCGGCTCGTTTTGAAGAAATCGTGAAACGTAAAGAAGCGATTTTAAAATCTATTGAAGAGCAAAATCAATTAACCGATGTTTTAAAAGCTAAAATTGAAGCAAGTTTCGATTTAACTGAATTAGAAGATATTTACCTTCCGTATAAAAAGAAACGCAAAACAAAAGCCGATACGGCTCGTGAAAACGGTTTAGAACCTTTGGCTAAAATGTTGATGTCACAAAATGTAAACGATTTAGATTTTGTAGCATCGAAATATTTAAATGATAAAGTTGCCAGTGAAGACGATGCTTTA comes from Flavobacterium sp. I3-2 and encodes:
- the rnr gene encoding ribonuclease R: MTKQIKKLGKKDKDFSGKILKLLSKNPSKAYNYKQIAAAFEVDDTKSRNEIIKELKYLTSKEKIEETDRGKFQIVAKTDYIEGKIDMTSRKTAYLVSPDLEEDVFIPTNNLNKALDKDTVKAYIFNKRKGKKPEAEVVEIIERHKTEFVGVLQVNKTFGFVVNANPKMYADFFISKEKFNGAEDGDVVLVEMTDWPEKANNPYGKIIKVLGKQGEHNTEMHAILAEYGLPSDFPIDVETYAQHLDTSITDEEIAKRRDMRDVLTFTIDPRDAKDFDDALSFQQLENGNYEIGIHIADVSHYVQEGTVLDAEAYQRATSVYLVDRVVPMLPEVLSNFACSLRPNEEKYTFSAVFELNNKAEIVNKWFGRTVTYSDKRMAYEEAQVIIETKGNTIPAEISITGEEQIIEKPIVDAVLKMDELAKILRSKRMSNGAISFDKVEVKFHLNEQDEPTGVYFKVSKDANHLIEEFMLLANRKVSEFIGKQKKTFIYRIHDEPDSDKLFNLQTVINRFGYSLNFKSKETISKSLNELLVNVNGKKEQNMVDTLAIRTMSKAVYSTENIGHYGLAFDYYSHFTSPIRRYPDVIAHRLLQHYLDNGASVNEEEVEEKAVHCSQMENLAANAERDSVKYMQVKFMQDHKDEEFLGVISGVTEWGIYVEIVDNKCEGMVRIREIKGDYYVFDPEQYAMIGETTKDIIQLGDEVIVKVKNADLVKKQLDFNFIKKA
- a CDS encoding AMP-binding protein; its protein translation is MNTISYVNGISEISLLGETIGQNLKKIVAQFPTADALVSVHQNYKADYQTFYKDTTKVVKSLIAAGIAKGDRVGIWAPNCFEWTLLQFATARMGVILVNINPAYRPHEVEFAINQSGISLMVSAVNYKTSNYKEMLSCVIEDCPSLTQVVYLSEEWDAFFELGNEISDEILDILEKAVQFDDPVNIQYTSGTTGFPKGVTLSHHNILNNGFFIGERLKYTSKDRVCIPVPFYHCFGMVIGNIACVTHGSCMVIPNDGFDATKTLEAVQSEKCTSLYGVPTMFISMLGLPNFKDFDLSKLRTGVMAGSPCPVEVMKRVQSEMNMHEISICYGMTETSPVSTQTKIGVPLEKQVATVGTVMDHLEIKIIDSESGKIVPRGESGELCTRGYSVMLKYWNDPIKTAEVLDEGRWMHTGDLASMDEDGYVTITGRIKDLIIRGGENISPKWIEDFLYTHPKIVDVQVIGVPSAKYGEEVMAWVKLHDGVEATGEELRAFCDQKIAHYRIPKYWKFVDDFPMTISGKIRKGEMREISIKELGL
- a CDS encoding head GIN domain-containing protein, with protein sequence MKNLFMTVVGLIAINSQAQVEKDMGTFSDLKTTNRIKVELIQGSEEKIVLETKDEKDVSLTNKNGKLIIKNNIKELVSDSDYKIVVKVYFKELKNISAESGSYIVSNKKIDANSLKISSNSGSQVNLKLKVTTLEAKVFAGANITLEGSGTTGTLIGTAGGVIDASKLVFNDATATVNAGGKIEVNASNTVNATTRAGGYVNIYGNPKTVTEKSTAGGTIKRVK
- a CDS encoding IS110 family transposase gives rise to the protein MCKIIGIDISKQTFDVSFKRKERWDYFVFPNEEKGFKQLLNLIEQVDWVVMEASGSYYFPLATFLSSRNIKVCVENPLVIKRFSQTMLYRAKTDKKDARTIAEYGEKYDLKQWEQESENCTKLRHLYTRVELLNKQIQQNKRQLEAFESSGSLDKFLEKTIKKDLSNLEKTKHKIEVEMERLAKQQYGQTIENIESIPGIGRKTAMMLSLITDNFKKFENYKQLIAYVGFSPRIYQSGTSVKGKGHICKMGKAQIRKLLYMCSWSAKHCNKTCKEMYDRLKSLGKPERVIKIAIANKLLKQAFAIAKANGKYQENYC
- the rpiB gene encoding ribose 5-phosphate isomerase B, producing the protein MKIAIGNDHAGPEYKKALVAMLEAKGIEVINYGTDTFDSVDYPDFGHKVAQDVEDKKVDFGIVICGSGNGIAMSANKHQGVRCALCWTKEIAVLARQHNDANVISIPARFTAIPQVVEMVEAFLATEFEGGRHANRVNKIACS
- a CDS encoding DUF1294 domain-containing protein, whose product is MKYVFLYLIMINYIAFSMFHLDKKRARKNMRRISEKNLLTLCAFGGTFGAWLAMKNFNHKTNKTSFKIPFYIIAVIQLIIIFFVFRR